A window of Microbacterium hominis genomic DNA:
GGGCAAGACCAACATGGACGAGTTCGCGATGGGGTCCTCCACCGAGCACTCCGCCTACGGGCCGACCCGCAACCCCTGGGACCTCGAGCGGATCCCCGGCGGTTCCGGAGGTGGCTCGGCGGCCGCGGTCGCCGCGTTCGAGGCGCCGCTCGCGCTCGGTTCGGACACGGGCGGCTCGATCCGACAGCCCGCGCACGTCACCGGCACCGTCGGAATCAAGCCCACGTACGGCGGCGTCAGCCGCTACGGCGCGATCGCCCTGGCCTCGTCCCTCGACCAGGTCGGCCCCGTGACGCGGACCGTGCTCGACGCCGGCCTCCTGCACGACGTCATCGGCGGCCACGATCCACACGATTCGACCTCGCTCACGCAGGAATGGCCCTCCTTCGCGGCGGCCGCCCGGGAGGGCGCCACCGGTGAGGTCCTGAAGGGCCTGCGGGTCGGCGTCATCACGGAACTGCCCGACAGCGGCTTCCAGCCGGGCGTGTCCGCATCCTTCCGCGCGGCGCTGGATGCGATGGAGGCCCAGGGGGCCGAGATCGTCGAGATCAGCGCACCCCACTTCGAGTACGGCGTGGCCGCGTACTACCTGATCCTGCCCGCCGAGGCATCCAGCAACCTCGCGAAGTTCGACTCCGTGCGGTTCGGACTGCGCGTGGACGTCCCCGGCGGAACCGTCGAGGACGTGATGGCCAAGACCCGCGACGTCGGGTTCGGCGACGAGGTCAAGCGCCGCGTCATCCTGGGCACCTACGCGCTGTCGGCCGGCTACTACGACGCGTACTACGGATCGGCGCAGAAGGTGCGCACCCTCATCCAGCGCGACTTCGACGACGCCTTCGCGAAGGTGGACGTCATCGCCACCCCGTCGGCACCGACCACGGCGTTCCGCCTCGGCGAGAAGATCGACGACCCGCTGCAGATGTACCTCAACGACGTCACCACCATCCCCGCCAACCTCGCCGGCGTCCCGGGCATCTCGATCCCGTCGGGACTCGCGGCCGAGGACGGGCTGCCGGTCGGCATCCAGTTCCTCGCGCCGGCGCGTGAGGACGCCCGCCTGTACCGCGTGGGCGCGGCGCTGGAGGCCGTGCTCGTCGATTCGTGGGGCGGCCCGCTGCTGGACCGTGCGCCGGTGCTGGGTTCGAACGGAGGGGTCCGCTGATGGCCAAGGACAAGCTGATGGACTTCGACAAGGCGCTCGAGCTGTTCGAGCCCGTGCTCGGCTTCGAGATCCACGTCGAGCTCAACACCGAGACCAAGATGTTCTCGGCCGCTGCGAACCCGGCCAACTCCGCCCATCACGGCGCGGAGCCCAATACCCTCGTCGCGCCGGTGGACATGGGACTGCCGGGCTCCCTGCCCGTCGTGAACGAGACGGCGGTGCGGTACTCGATCAGCCTGGGCCTCGCCCTGGGATGCTCGATCGCGCCTTCGAGCCGTTTCGCCCGGAAGAACTACTTCTACCCCGACCTGGGCAAGAACTATCAGATCTCCCAGTACGACGAGCCGATCGCGTTCGAGGGGCAGGTCGATGTGGAGCTGGCCGACGGCACCATCGTGACGGTGCCGATCGAGCGGGCGCACATGGAGGAGGATGCCGGCAAGCTCACCCACATGGGTGGCTCGACCGGTCGCATCCAGGGTGCGGAGTTCTCGCTCGTCGACTACAACCGCGCGGGCGTGCCGCTGGTGGAGATCGTCACCAAGCCGATCTTCGGCGCCGAGCACCGCGCTCCCGAGATCGCCAAGGCGTACATCGCGACCATCCGCGACATCGTCATCGCGCTGGGCATCTCGGAGGCGCGCATGGAGCGCGGCAACCTCCGCTGCGATGCCAACGTGTCGCTGCGCCCGCGGGGGCAGGAGAAGCTCGGCACCCGCACCGAGACCAAGAACGTGAACTCGATGCGCTCGGTGGAGCGCGCGGTGCGCTACGAGATCCAGCGTCAGGCGGCGATCCTCGCCGCGGGCGGCACGATCACGCAGGAGACCCGTCACTGGCATGAGGACACCGGGACCACGTCGCCGGGGCGGCCCAAGTCCGACGCCGACGACTACCGCTACTTCCCGGAGCCCGACCTGCTTCCCGTCGTGCCCGCGCCCGAGCTCATCGAGCACCTGCGCGCCGCGCTGCCCGAGCCGCCGGCCGCGCGCCGTCGCCGCCTGAAGGCGGACTGGGGTTTCACCGATCTGGAGTTCCAGGACGTCGTCAACGGCGGTCTGCTCGCCGAGGTGGAGGCCACGGTCGCCGCGGGTGCGGCTCCCGCCTCCGCGCGCAAGTGGTGGACGGGTGAGATCACGCGCATCGCGAACGCCCGCGCCGCCGAGCCGGCCGCGCTCATCGAACCGGCTTCCGTGGCGCACCTGCAGAAGCTGGTCGACGACGGCAGTCTCACCGACAAGCTCGCCCGGCAGGTGCTCGAGGGCGTCATCGACGGCGAGGGGTCGCCGCAGGAGGTCGTCGACGCGCGCGGGCTCGCGGTCGTCTCCGACGACGGCGCGCTGATCGCGGCCATCGACGAAGCACTGGCTTCGCAGCCGGACGTGCTCGCGAAGATCCGCGATGGCAAGGTGCAGGCCGCCGGGGCGATCATCGGCGCGGTGATGAAGGCGATGAAGGGTCAGGCCGATGCCGCGCGTGTGCGGGAGCTGATCCTGGAGCGCGCCGCGCAGTAGTCCGACGCTGTCGGCGGTACGCGAGAGGATCTCGGCATGGGACGCGGCGACGGCACCGGCCGGATGGTGTCGCCCGACGGTGCCGACGACACCGGCGCGGGCATCCTCCACGTCGACATGGACGCGTTCTACGCGTCGGTGGAGGTGCTCGACGACCCTTCCTTGAAGGGCAAGCCGATCGTCGTCGGCGCTCCGGAGGGCCGCTCGGTCGTCTCCAGCGCGTCGTACGAGGCGCGCCGATTCGGTGTGCGTTCGGCCATGCCTGTCGGCCAGGCTCTGCGGCTGTGCCCGCAGGCGGTCGTGGTGGAGCCGCATTTCGACAGGTACACCGCGCTGTCGGCGCAGGTGATGGAGATCTTCCGCTCGGTCACGCCGCTGGTCGAACCGCTGTCGATCGACGAGGCGTTCCTCGACGTGCGCGGCGTGCGCCGGCTGTGGGGGAGCCCGGGGGTCATCGCTCGCGACCTGCGACGGCGCGTGCGCGATGAGACAGGGCTCGCGTGCAGCGTCGGCGCGGCGGCGACCAAGCACGTCGCCAAGATGGCCTCCACCGCCTCCAAGCCAGACGGGCTGCTGATCGTCCCCGCCGCGGCCACGGCGGACTTCCTCGCGCCGCGGCCCGTGGGGGCGCTGTGGGGCGTCGGGCCCAAGGCGTCGGAGGCACTCGAGGCACGCGGCATCCATACGGTCGCCGATGTCCTCGGCGTGCCCCGCGGCGTGCTCGACAGAGCGCTCGGCCCGGCGATGGGCGCGCGCATCTGGGAGCTGGCCCGCGGGATGGACGCCCGCGAGGTGCACACCGAGCGGGTGGAGAAGAGCATCGGCCACGAGGAGACGTTCCACGAAGACGTCTCCGACGGGGTGGTCCTGCGCGCGGAACTGCGGCGGCTCGCCGACCGCGTGGGCGCGCGGCTGCGCCGGCACGGATGGGAGGCCGCGACCGTGGCGGTCAAGGTGCGCTTCTCCGACTTCAGCACCATCTCCCGCTCCACGACGCTGGCCGAACCCTCGGCGGTCGGTCAGCGCATCGGCGATGCCGCTCTGGAGCTGCTCGACGGGGTCGAGCGCCGCCTGCCGGTGCGGCTGATCGGGGTGCGGGCGGAGCGGCTGCGGCCGGCCGGCAGTGCCCCGGCGTCGCTGTGGGACGACGACGAGGAGTGGCGGCGTCTGGAGAGCGCTCTCGACGACGCCTACGCCCGCTTCGGCAGCGGGACCATCACCCGCGCCGCGCAGCTGGGCCCCCGCCGCGGCGGTGGTCTGTCGCATCCGCAGCCGCCGGTCGAGTGACGACGTGCTGGGCAGAGCGGGTGCGGGCCGCTAGCGTGGACCCATGCCCAACATCGCACTCGAACTCGGCAAGCAGTCGGCAAGCCTCGGCGTCAACGGCGCCTACGGTGAGCAGCAGGATGTCGACGGCATCCGTCTGATCCCCGTCGCGCTCAGCTGGACCGGCTTCGGCGGCGGATCCGACGAGTCCGGCAACGGTGGGGGAGGAGGCGGCGGCTACTCGATCCCCGTCGGCGCCTACATCCGCAAGGGCGACGACCTGCGCTTCGAGCCGAACCTCGTCGCCCTGGCCGCCGTGGCGATTCCGCTCGTCTGGGTCGTCGGTCGAGCTTTCAGCCGTGTCATCCGCACCCTCAAGAAGTAACACCGACCCGGTTTCGCAGGCTCTGACGGCGGCGTCCGCCGTGGTGCGACGTGCGATCACGGAGCTCGCCGCCACCAACGCGGTCGTCCTGATCGACGGGCGCAGCGGGGCGGGCAAGTCCACGCTCGCCCGACGGCTGGTCACGACCTGGCCGCTCGCGGGTCGGGTGCAGCTGGTGGCGCTCGATTCCCTCTACCCGGGGTGGGACGGTCTCGACGGGGGCGTCCAGAGCGCGATCGACCAGATCCTCCGGCCGCACGCGCGCGGCCTCGTCGGGGTCTGGCAGCGGTGGGACTGGACCGCCGACGAGTATGCGGAGGCCAGCGCGGTCGATCCGTCGCTGCCGCTGATCGTCGAGGGAGCCGGCCTGCTGACGCCGACGACGGCGCGGCTGGGCGATATCAGGGTCTGGCTGGACTCGCCGGCCGCGTCGCGCAAGTCGCGCGCTCTCGAACGCGACGGCGACGCCTACCGCCCGCACTGGGAGCGGTGGGCGCGTCAGGAGCACCGCCACATCATCCGAGACGAGCCGGAGCGCCTGGCCACGCACGCGTTCGCGATCCCGTAGCCCGACGATCTGTCAGCGGTCCGACTCGATGGCCGTGACGAGACCGTGCAGGCGGTACCCCAGCCAGTCGTAGATCCCGAACCGCGGGTCGCCCTCGTCGTGGTCGTCGGCGGAGCTGATCCCGAGCCGCGTGGCCAGCACCAGCCGCACCGCTGCGAGCGTGCGCAGCCACGCGTCGACGTCAGCCGGCTCCAGTCGCACCTCCACCGATTCCAGGAGGACCGGGTCGGCCGGGTCGTCGGGGATCTGCGCGGCGTCGGCGAGGGAATCGAGCACGACCGCGGCATCTTCGCGGCGCCGCGTGAGCAGATCGCGCTCGGTGAGGGCGCGGAACTCCTCCGACGCCGCGTCGTCGTCGGAGTACCCATCAGGGACAAGGCGTGCGACGGCCGGATCATCGGTGCCGTCGGCGCCGTCGTCGAGGAGGTCGGCGAACTGGCCGACGAGGCCTGCCAGATGCGCGGCCTCCAGGCGCGTGAGCTCCATCCTCACGCCACGGGATGCGGTCATTCGGGGGCCTTCCTGACCGTCGCCCACAGCCCGTAGTCGTGCATCGCCTGGGTGTGCAGCTCCATCTGCTCGCGCGCGCCCTCGGCGACGACGGCGTGGCCGTCGTTGTGCACCGCGAGCATCAGCCGCTCGGCCCGCTCCGCGGGCAGGCCGAAGTACTCGCGGAACACGTGGGTCACATAGCTCATCAGGTTGACCGGATCGTCCCACACGACGGTCTGCCAGGGCCGATCCGGTACCGGGGCCGCCACCTCGACGGGCGACTCCTCGGTGCGCGTCGCCTCGATGACGCCCATCACGCCCACCCGAGCTCGTGGAGACGGTCGTCGTCGATGCCGTAGAAATGGGCGATCTCGTGCACGAGGGTCGTATGGACCTCGTCTCGCAGCTCGTCCTCGTCGGCGCAGGCGGCCAGATGCGGCTCGCGGTACACGATGATGCGATCGGGCAGCTCGCCGACGCCGTAGCGGTCGCGCTCGGTCAGCGCGTAGCCGTCGTACAGGCCGAGCAGGTCGAGGCTGCCATCCTCAGGGCGATCCTCGACGACGAACACGACGTTGTCGAGCCCTTCGACCATGTCGTCGGGCAGCCGATCGAGCTCGTCGATCACGAGTTCCTCGAAGACCGCGGCATCCATCTCGAACATCATCCGATGATCTCTGGACCGCACATGGGGTGAGTAACGGGACTTGAACCCGCGACCCCCTGGACCACAACCAGGTGCTCTACCAACTGAGCTATACCCACCATGTCTCCCGCCTGCGCGGGCAACTGAACGATTCTCTCACATCTCCGAGGCGAATGACGACACGACGGAGGAGGCGACGGCGCGCGCGCCCTCCGATGTCGGACCCGGCTCGGGGACGAAGACGACCTGACGATAGTAGGCGAGCTCCCGGATCGACTCGAGGATGTCGGCGAGCGCGCGGTGGCCCCCGTCTTTGGCCGGGGCGTGGATGTACGCGCGCGGGAACCAGCGGCGGGACAGCTCCTTGATGCTGGAGACGTCGACGTTGCGGTAGTGCAGCCAGCGGTCCACCCGCGGCATGTACTTGGCGAGGAACATGCGGTCGGTGCCGATGGTGTTGCCCGCGAGCGGGGCCTTGCCCTCGAGGGGCACGAACCGCTGGATGTACTCGAGTGCCTGGAACTCCGCGTCGGCGACGCTCACGCCGTGCGGGATCTCCTCCAGCAGGCCCGACTTCTCATGCATCTTGGTGACGAAGTCGTTCATG
This region includes:
- the gatA gene encoding Asp-tRNA(Asn)/Glu-tRNA(Gln) amidotransferase subunit GatA, giving the protein MTDLTTLSAAALADKLASGEVSSVEATQAHLDRIAAVDGDVHAFLHVSDHALDVAADIDRRRAAGEPLGPVAGVPLAIKDVLVTTDMPSTSGSRILEGYMSPYDATVVARSRAAGLVPLGKTNMDEFAMGSSTEHSAYGPTRNPWDLERIPGGSGGGSAAAVAAFEAPLALGSDTGGSIRQPAHVTGTVGIKPTYGGVSRYGAIALASSLDQVGPVTRTVLDAGLLHDVIGGHDPHDSTSLTQEWPSFAAAAREGATGEVLKGLRVGVITELPDSGFQPGVSASFRAALDAMEAQGAEIVEISAPHFEYGVAAYYLILPAEASSNLAKFDSVRFGLRVDVPGGTVEDVMAKTRDVGFGDEVKRRVILGTYALSAGYYDAYYGSAQKVRTLIQRDFDDAFAKVDVIATPSAPTTAFRLGEKIDDPLQMYLNDVTTIPANLAGVPGISIPSGLAAEDGLPVGIQFLAPAREDARLYRVGAALEAVLVDSWGGPLLDRAPVLGSNGGVR
- the gatB gene encoding Asp-tRNA(Asn)/Glu-tRNA(Gln) amidotransferase subunit GatB, which gives rise to MAKDKLMDFDKALELFEPVLGFEIHVELNTETKMFSAAANPANSAHHGAEPNTLVAPVDMGLPGSLPVVNETAVRYSISLGLALGCSIAPSSRFARKNYFYPDLGKNYQISQYDEPIAFEGQVDVELADGTIVTVPIERAHMEEDAGKLTHMGGSTGRIQGAEFSLVDYNRAGVPLVEIVTKPIFGAEHRAPEIAKAYIATIRDIVIALGISEARMERGNLRCDANVSLRPRGQEKLGTRTETKNVNSMRSVERAVRYEIQRQAAILAAGGTITQETRHWHEDTGTTSPGRPKSDADDYRYFPEPDLLPVVPAPELIEHLRAALPEPPAARRRRLKADWGFTDLEFQDVVNGGLLAEVEATVAAGAAPASARKWWTGEITRIANARAAEPAALIEPASVAHLQKLVDDGSLTDKLARQVLEGVIDGEGSPQEVVDARGLAVVSDDGALIAAIDEALASQPDVLAKIRDGKVQAAGAIIGAVMKAMKGQADAARVRELILERAAQ
- the dinB gene encoding DNA polymerase IV, producing MGRGDGTGRMVSPDGADDTGAGILHVDMDAFYASVEVLDDPSLKGKPIVVGAPEGRSVVSSASYEARRFGVRSAMPVGQALRLCPQAVVVEPHFDRYTALSAQVMEIFRSVTPLVEPLSIDEAFLDVRGVRRLWGSPGVIARDLRRRVRDETGLACSVGAAATKHVAKMASTASKPDGLLIVPAAATADFLAPRPVGALWGVGPKASEALEARGIHTVADVLGVPRGVLDRALGPAMGARIWELARGMDAREVHTERVEKSIGHEETFHEDVSDGVVLRAELRRLADRVGARLRRHGWEAATVAVKVRFSDFSTISRSTTLAEPSAVGQRIGDAALELLDGVERRLPVRLIGVRAERLRPAGSAPASLWDDDEEWRRLESALDDAYARFGSGTITRAAQLGPRRGGGLSHPQPPVE
- a CDS encoding DUF2017 family protein, translating into MTASRGVRMELTRLEAAHLAGLVGQFADLLDDGADGTDDPAVARLVPDGYSDDDAASEEFRALTERDLLTRRREDAAVVLDSLADAAQIPDDPADPVLLESVEVRLEPADVDAWLRTLAAVRLVLATRLGISSADDHDEGDPRFGIYDWLGYRLHGLVTAIESDR
- the clpS gene encoding ATP-dependent Clp protease adapter ClpS, giving the protein MGVIEATRTEESPVEVAAPVPDRPWQTVVWDDPVNLMSYVTHVFREYFGLPAERAERLMLAVHNDGHAVVAEGAREQMELHTQAMHDYGLWATVRKAPE
- a CDS encoding metallopeptidase family protein, with the protein product MMFEMDAAVFEELVIDELDRLPDDMVEGLDNVVFVVEDRPEDGSLDLLGLYDGYALTERDRYGVGELPDRIIVYREPHLAACADEDELRDEVHTTLVHEIAHFYGIDDDRLHELGWA
- the orn gene encoding oligoribonuclease, with the protein product MVGASDNDRLVWIDCEMTGLDLEVDELVEIAVVVTDFELRPLDPGFQVVIKPDASAMANMNDFVTKMHEKSGLLEEIPHGVSVADAEFQALEYIQRFVPLEGKAPLAGNTIGTDRMFLAKYMPRVDRWLHYRNVDVSSIKELSRRWFPRAYIHAPAKDGGHRALADILESIRELAYYRQVVFVPEPGPTSEGARAVASSVVSSFASEM